Proteins co-encoded in one Leptolyngbya boryana PCC 6306 genomic window:
- a CDS encoding SDR family oxidoreductase: MTTNENANYIGKVAFVTGAANGIGRATALAFARKGADVVVADVSEQSNQETAQMIEELGGRSLAIKCNVAQAEDVKAALDKTIETFGRLDFAFNNAGVEQKNAATAEIEEQEWDRIVDTDLRGVFLCMKYEIPLLLKQGGGAIVNTSSGAGVIGIKGGAAYTAAKHGVVGLTKSAALDYASQNIRVNAVAPGYIDTPMMGRFTGGTAEGREQVIAEEPIGRMGQPEEIANAVVWLCSDAAAFVVGHALVVDGGQTV; this comes from the coding sequence ATGACAACGAACGAGAATGCAAACTACATAGGAAAGGTTGCGTTTGTAACCGGAGCAGCGAACGGCATCGGTCGAGCGACAGCACTGGCATTTGCCCGTAAGGGTGCTGATGTGGTGGTCGCTGACGTTTCAGAACAGAGCAATCAAGAAACGGCACAGATGATCGAAGAACTCGGCGGACGATCGCTCGCTATTAAATGCAACGTAGCGCAAGCCGAAGACGTGAAGGCGGCTCTGGACAAGACGATCGAAACCTTTGGGCGGCTGGACTTTGCCTTTAATAACGCTGGTGTGGAGCAGAAGAATGCAGCAACAGCGGAAATCGAAGAGCAAGAGTGGGATCGGATCGTAGACACCGACCTGCGCGGCGTTTTTCTGTGCATGAAGTATGAAATCCCGCTGCTCCTCAAGCAAGGTGGCGGCGCGATCGTCAACACATCTTCAGGTGCCGGGGTCATCGGCATCAAGGGCGGAGCTGCATACACCGCCGCCAAACATGGCGTGGTTGGACTCACCAAGTCGGCGGCTCTTGACTACGCCTCGCAGAACATCCGCGTTAATGCCGTTGCCCCTGGTTATATTGATACCCCAATGATGGGGCGCTTCACTGGCGGCACTGCTGAAGGACGCGAACAGGTGATCGCAGAGGAGCCGATCGGACGGATGGGGCAGCCCGAAGAGATCGCCAATGCTGTCGTCTGGTTGTGTTCGGACGCGGCTGCCTTCGTCGTCGGACACGCCTTGGTCGTCGATGGCGGTCAAACGGTGTAG
- a CDS encoding (R)-mandelonitrile lyase: MKLLATAIVSSSLLALGFAPVEQAQAPLNNTPIVEVRRNGSQPSTKGLAKNFTGVVRIDPLFAARDPARTSGANVTFEPNARTAWHTHPLGQTLIVAAGSGYVQQLGRPIQEIRPGDVVQIPPGVKHWHGATPTTAMTHIALQEALDGKNVDWMEQVSDDQYRP, encoded by the coding sequence ATGAAATTGCTTGCGACCGCGATCGTGTCATCTTCTCTGCTGGCTTTGGGTTTCGCTCCGGTGGAACAAGCACAAGCCCCGTTGAATAACACACCAATCGTAGAGGTGAGGCGAAACGGCTCGCAGCCCTCCACGAAAGGACTTGCCAAAAACTTTACAGGGGTTGTCCGCATCGACCCGTTGTTCGCAGCACGCGATCCAGCCCGCACATCTGGCGCAAATGTAACGTTCGAGCCGAATGCGCGAACCGCGTGGCATACCCATCCGTTAGGGCAGACGCTGATTGTGGCGGCTGGCTCCGGATATGTCCAGCAATTGGGCAGACCCATTCAGGAAATTAGACCCGGTGATGTGGTGCAAATTCCGCCAGGAGTGAAACACTGGCACGGTGCCACACCGACGACAGCCATGACGCACATTGCCCTTCAGGAAGCACTTGATGGCAAGAATGTGGACTGGATGGAACAGGTCAGCGACGACCAATATCGCCCTTGA
- a CDS encoding cyclophilin-like fold protein, producing MSLSYSACHADNRMPSSAASKLPTELSTPQANSMKINIKVGNQVVTATLIDSKTTQDFVSLLPLTLTLEDYAKTEKISNLPKRLSTEDAPPGSDPSVGDIAYYAPWGNLAIYYRDFGYSDGLVILGKIDGDIKALNVPGSVEATIERIQ from the coding sequence ATGTCTCTAAGTTACTCAGCCTGCCATGCCGATAACAGGATGCCGAGCAGTGCCGCATCGAAGCTGCCGACTGAACTATCAACCCCGCAAGCAAACAGCATGAAGATCAACATCAAGGTCGGAAACCAAGTTGTGACAGCTACCTTGATCGACAGCAAAACGACGCAGGATTTTGTTTCCCTGCTGCCGTTAACGCTGACGTTAGAAGATTACGCGAAGACCGAAAAAATCAGTAATTTGCCCAAAAGATTATCGACAGAAGATGCACCCCCAGGCAGTGATCCATCTGTTGGAGATATTGCTTATTACGCTCCCTGGGGGAACTTGGCGATCTATTACCGAGATTTTGGATACTCAGACGGACTCGTGATCCTCGGAAAAATAGACGGTGACATCAAGGCATTGAATGTGCCTGGCTCTGTAGAAGCGACGATCGAGCGAATTCAGTAG
- a CDS encoding (R)-mandelonitrile lyase, producing MDIKRSGSQPSAKGSTEYFTGTVRIDPLFEAHDPARTSGSSVTFEPGARTAWHTHPLGQTLIVTAGCGLVQRWGGAIEQIRSGDAIQFAPGEKHWHGATPTTAMTHIAIQEALDGKAVDWMEQVSDEQYEGKS from the coding sequence ATGGACATCAAACGAAGTGGCTCACAGCCTTCTGCCAAAGGATCAACCGAATATTTCACGGGCACGGTTCGCATTGATCCCCTATTCGAGGCGCATGATCCAGCCCGCACGTCCGGTTCCAGTGTCACGTTTGAGCCTGGTGCTCGAACGGCGTGGCACACCCACCCTTTGGGACAGACCTTGATCGTGACAGCGGGTTGCGGTCTAGTACAGCGATGGGGTGGAGCGATCGAGCAAATTCGATCCGGAGACGCGATTCAGTTTGCGCCGGGTGAGAAGCATTGGCATGGTGCCACACCTACGACAGCCATGACGCACATCGCCATTCAGGAAGCACTCGACGGTAAGGCGGTGGATTGGATGGAACAGGTCAGCGACGAGCAGTATGAAGGAAAATCCTAA
- a CDS encoding alpha/beta hydrolase, which yields MKHRVLIPTLLMSAICTTAAFAIDKTPVSRQSAQAPVQQSAVVEGANNFYKSDKVNMQKITFRNQYNMQVAGNLFIPKDLDQNTQNPAIIVGHPMGAVKEQSSNLYAQKLAEQGFVTLSLDLSFWGESEGQPRNVVSPDIYAEDFSAAVDFLGTRPFVDRNRIGALGICGSGSFVISAAKIDPRMKAIATVSMYDMGAANRNGLRHSTTLEQRKQAIAAAAQQRYAEFTGGETQYTSGTVHQLNENSTAIEREFYDFYRTPRGEYTPKGSSPKLTTHPTLTSNVKFMNFYPFDDIETISPRPMLFITGDNAHSREFSEDAYKRAAEPKDLYIVPNAGHVDLYDRVNLIPWDKLVSFFNQHLGR from the coding sequence ATGAAACACCGCGTTCTAATACCAACCCTCTTGATGAGTGCAATCTGCACAACAGCAGCATTTGCGATCGACAAAACACCCGTCTCGCGTCAGAGCGCTCAAGCACCCGTGCAACAGTCCGCTGTGGTCGAGGGAGCAAACAATTTCTACAAAAGCGACAAGGTGAACATGCAGAAGATTACGTTCAGAAACCAATACAACATGCAGGTTGCCGGGAATCTCTTCATTCCCAAAGACTTAGATCAGAACACCCAGAATCCGGCAATCATTGTTGGGCACCCAATGGGCGCAGTCAAAGAACAGAGTTCAAATCTATATGCCCAAAAGCTGGCTGAGCAGGGATTCGTTACCTTGTCCCTCGATTTGTCCTTCTGGGGCGAGAGTGAGGGGCAGCCTCGCAACGTTGTTTCGCCGGATATTTATGCCGAGGATTTCAGTGCTGCGGTCGATTTTCTGGGCACCCGACCCTTCGTTGACCGGAATCGGATTGGCGCGCTTGGAATTTGCGGCAGCGGCAGCTTCGTGATCAGCGCCGCCAAGATCGATCCACGCATGAAAGCCATTGCGACGGTCAGCATGTATGACATGGGTGCAGCCAATCGTAACGGGCTGAGGCATTCTACGACCCTTGAGCAGAGAAAGCAAGCGATCGCAGCGGCAGCCCAGCAACGCTATGCGGAGTTCACGGGCGGCGAAACCCAATATACAAGCGGAACCGTGCATCAACTCAATGAGAACTCCACTGCCATCGAGCGTGAGTTCTATGACTTCTATCGCACTCCCAGGGGCGAATACACCCCCAAAGGTTCGTCGCCGAAACTGACAACACATCCGACGCTGACCAGCAACGTCAAATTCATGAACTTCTACCCGTTCGATGACATTGAGACGATTTCGCCTCGTCCCATGCTGTTCATCACGGGTGACAATGCCCATTCGAGGGAGTTCAGCGAAGATGCCTACAAGCGTGCAGCCGAGCCGAAGGATCTCTACATCGTTCCGAACGCGGGACATGTCGATTTGTACGATCGGGTGAACCTGATCCCGTGGGATAAGCTTGTGTCTTTTTTCAATCAGCATCTCGGTCGGTAA
- a CDS encoding AraC family transcriptional regulator, protein MNAARTSEKSGRALMNDPQAKREADRSQANREELTERMARAIRHDGVIEPLKGLHFYRTSFPSECLHSVSIPSFCVIAQGSKEVLLGSDRYQYDPMHYLLGTVELPIASRILEATQEKPYLGLRLDLDPTLVGSVMVEAGYPSGQRGVSVKAIDVSPLDADLLDAAVRLVRLIDSPAEAHVLVPLIKREILYRLLMGEQGNRLRQIAVLGGYTHHIAKAVDRLRQDFNLPLRIEAIARELGMSVSGFHHHFKSVTAMSPLQFQKQLRLQEARRLMLGENLDATSAAYRVGYDDASHFNREYKRLFGVPPMRDVARLRETARETLSST, encoded by the coding sequence ATGAACGCTGCAAGAACGAGTGAAAAGTCTGGTAGAGCTTTGATGAATGACCCTCAGGCAAAGCGCGAGGCAGACCGATCGCAAGCCAACCGGGAGGAACTGACCGAGCGAATGGCACGGGCGATTCGTCACGATGGCGTTATCGAACCGCTGAAAGGATTGCACTTCTATCGCACCTCCTTCCCTTCGGAGTGCCTGCATAGTGTCTCGATTCCTTCCTTTTGTGTGATTGCTCAGGGCAGCAAAGAAGTGCTTTTGGGCAGCGATCGCTACCAGTACGACCCAATGCATTATTTGCTGGGGACAGTCGAACTGCCGATTGCCAGCCGAATTCTAGAAGCAACCCAGGAGAAACCGTACTTGGGTCTTCGTCTCGATCTCGACCCCACTCTGGTTGGTTCAGTCATGGTTGAGGCGGGCTATCCTTCAGGACAAAGGGGGGTGAGTGTCAAAGCCATCGATGTGAGTCCATTAGATGCAGACCTGTTGGATGCTGCTGTACGGCTCGTCAGGCTAATAGATTCCCCGGCTGAAGCGCATGTGCTCGTACCCCTGATTAAGCGGGAGATTCTCTACCGACTCCTAATGGGAGAGCAAGGAAATCGGCTGCGTCAGATTGCCGTTCTCGGTGGCTACACCCACCACATTGCTAAGGCTGTTGATCGGCTGCGTCAAGACTTTAACCTGCCGCTACGGATTGAAGCGATCGCACGGGAGTTAGGCATGAGTGTTTCGGGCTTCCATCATCACTTCAAGTCGGTTACGGCGATGAGTCCTTTGCAGTTCCAGAAGCAACTACGGCTTCAGGAGGCTCGTCGCCTTATGCTGGGGGAAAACCTGGACGCGACTAGTGCAGCTTACCGAGTCGGGTATGACGACGCTTCGCACTTCAATCGGGAGTACAAACGGCTCTTCGGTGTACCACCGATGCGAGATGTGGCTCGGTTGCGGGAAACCGCTAGAGAGACCCTGAGTTCAACATGA
- the ltrA gene encoding group II intron reverse transcriptase/maturase, with protein MKDRFNLEIGAKAPLTDWTTIQWKLIKKRVKNLRQRIYRATQNHQWNRVRSLTKLMLRSYANLLLSVRRVTLENHGKKTAGIDGQRALTPADRVKLVHQMQEYTMWKVRPTKRVYIPKSNGKQRPLGIPVLQDRVAQAMVKNALEPSWEARFEANSYGFRPGRGCHDALRQCHSRFSRARDSWILDADIQGAFDHISHSSILNAIGTIPGRELIKQWLKAGYVESEIFYPTIKGTPQGGICSPLLANIALTGLEDLLSQYQKSKPAPFFDKGRGKVRNRTRKSNAYGYIRYADDMLVTATTRKDIEKIVPVIQQWLAERGLELNPEKTTIRNINDGVNFLGVTFRQFKGKTLGMPEKQKVLNKLKEIRTWLKNHKQVSPETVINYLNPIIRGFGNYYRIGSSKQVLSYFDKQVWQALWRWAKRRHPNKGRKWVKEKYFRTHQNRTWAFFARTRNRRGETTFISLFRAASIPIERHVKVEGIASPDDPSLNDYWMKRLTKFGKIRWENGSKLRKVAENQQWQCPLCGEHLFNGEALHTHHRKAVKVGGTDSIDNLVHLHVACHKHLHAGGVL; from the coding sequence GTGAAAGATAGATTCAACCTTGAAATCGGAGCAAAGGCACCACTGACGGATTGGACAACCATTCAATGGAAGTTGATCAAAAAGCGTGTGAAAAACCTGAGACAGCGGATTTATCGTGCGACACAGAACCATCAATGGAATCGGGTGAGAAGCCTGACCAAACTGATGTTACGCAGTTACGCGAACCTGCTGCTATCCGTGCGACGAGTCACACTCGAAAATCACGGCAAGAAAACGGCTGGGATTGATGGTCAGCGAGCCTTAACACCCGCTGACCGAGTGAAACTTGTGCATCAGATGCAGGAATATACGATGTGGAAAGTTCGCCCAACTAAACGGGTCTATATTCCGAAATCGAACGGAAAACAAAGACCGCTCGGAATTCCTGTTTTGCAAGATCGCGTCGCCCAAGCAATGGTCAAAAATGCACTCGAACCCAGTTGGGAAGCTCGATTTGAAGCCAACAGCTACGGGTTCCGCCCCGGAAGAGGCTGTCACGATGCGCTCAGGCAGTGCCACAGTCGGTTTAGCAGAGCGCGGGATAGCTGGATTCTCGATGCGGATATCCAGGGTGCTTTTGATCATATCAGCCATTCATCGATTCTCAATGCCATCGGAACGATACCAGGCAGGGAATTAATCAAGCAATGGTTGAAAGCAGGGTATGTAGAATCCGAAATCTTCTATCCAACCATAAAGGGCACACCGCAAGGGGGAATATGTTCACCACTTTTGGCAAACATTGCTCTGACCGGATTAGAAGACCTTTTATCTCAATACCAAAAATCTAAGCCTGCCCCGTTCTTTGATAAAGGTCGGGGAAAAGTCAGAAACAGAACGAGAAAGTCTAACGCATACGGTTATATTCGCTATGCAGATGACATGCTGGTAACTGCAACGACGAGGAAAGATATTGAGAAGATTGTCCCGGTGATCCAGCAATGGTTAGCGGAAAGAGGGTTAGAACTGAATCCAGAAAAGACAACCATCAGAAATATCAATGATGGCGTGAATTTTCTAGGAGTGACTTTTCGGCAATTCAAAGGTAAAACTTTGGGAATGCCTGAAAAACAAAAGGTTCTCAACAAGTTGAAGGAGATCAGAACCTGGCTGAAAAATCATAAACAAGTCAGTCCGGAGACGGTCATCAACTACCTCAATCCCATCATTCGGGGGTTTGGAAACTACTACCGCATTGGCAGCAGCAAACAGGTCTTGTCCTACTTTGACAAACAAGTCTGGCAAGCACTCTGGCGTTGGGCAAAACGAAGACACCCGAACAAAGGTCGAAAATGGGTCAAGGAAAAATACTTCCGCACTCATCAAAACCGAACATGGGCGTTCTTCGCACGAACACGCAATCGACGGGGAGAGACGACCTTCATCTCCTTATTTCGAGCAGCATCGATTCCCATCGAGCGGCACGTTAAGGTTGAAGGCATTGCTTCTCCAGACGACCCCAGCTTAAACGACTACTGGATGAAACGCTTGACCAAGTTCGGCAAGATCCGGTGGGAGAATGGCTCGAAACTGAGGAAAGTGGCAGAAAACCAGCAATGGCAATGCCCCCTCTGTGGAGAGCATCTGTTCAATGGGGAAGCACTGCATACCCACCATCGCAAAGCTGTGAAAGTAGGCGGCACGGATTCGATCGACAATCTTGTGCATTTGCACGTCGCCTGCCACAAACATCTTCATGCAGGTGGAGTTCTGTGA
- a CDS encoding Uma2 family endonuclease translates to MTQAKLQFKTIDEYLEYDDGTDTHYELVNGELIALPTEEPINSTIAMVLAFAFGALSIPAHRLAIGHQIEVESDEVSARQPDLIVHSEMSISALLSGGRIIRMGMPVPLLVVEVVSPGDPNSKNYRRDYIEKPKEYAARGISELWQVDPGRSVVNVLELVNGAYQSRPFAGEDLILSPQFPNLQLTAAQLLAVPR, encoded by the coding sequence ATGACTCAAGCCAAATTGCAATTCAAAACGATCGATGAATATTTGGAATACGATGACGGCACCGATACACACTACGAATTAGTGAATGGAGAGTTAATTGCTTTGCCAACGGAAGAACCCATTAATTCGACGATCGCGATGGTGCTCGCTTTTGCGTTTGGAGCCTTAAGCATTCCTGCTCATCGATTAGCCATTGGGCATCAAATCGAGGTTGAGTCGGATGAAGTGAGCGCACGGCAGCCAGATTTGATTGTTCATAGCGAAATGTCAATCAGCGCTTTACTATCAGGTGGGAGAATCATTCGGATGGGAATGCCTGTTCCCTTGTTGGTGGTAGAAGTTGTGTCACCTGGCGATCCGAACAGTAAAAACTATCGGCGCGATTATATTGAAAAACCGAAAGAATATGCTGCGCGTGGGATTTCTGAACTTTGGCAGGTTGATCCGGGTCGATCCGTCGTGAACGTGCTGGAACTGGTGAACGGAGCCTATCAATCTCGTCCGTTTGCAGGAGAGGATTTGATCCTGTCGCCGCAGTTCCCAAATTTACAATTGACCGCTGCACAACTTCTAGCCGTGCCGAGATGA
- a CDS encoding group II intron reverse transcriptase, producing MPEKQKVLNKLKEIRTWLKNHKQVSPETVINYLNPIIRGFGNYYRMGSSKRVMSYFDKQVWQTLWRWAKRRHPNKGRNWVKEKYFRTHQNRRWAFFARTRNRQGEPTFIYLFRAASIPIERHVKVEGTASPDDPSLNAYWMKRLTKFGKIRWENVSKLRKVAENQQWKCPLCGEHLFNGEVLHTHHRESVKAGGTDSINNLVHLHVTCHKHLHAGGVL from the coding sequence ATGCCTGAAAAACAAAAGGTTCTCAACAAGTTGAAGGAGATCAGAACCTGGCTGAAAAATCATAAACAAGTCAGCCCGGAGACGGTGATCAACTATCTCAATCCTATCATTCGGGGGTTTGGAAACTACTACCGCATGGGCAGCAGCAAACGGGTCATGTCCTACTTCGATAAACAAGTATGGCAGACACTCTGGCGTTGGGCAAAGCGAAGACATCCAAATAAAGGTCGAAATTGGGTCAAGGAAAAATACTTCCGCACTCATCAAAACCGGAGATGGGCGTTCTTCGCACGAACACGCAATCGACAGGGAGAACCGACCTTCATCTACTTATTTCGAGCTGCATCGATTCCCATCGAGCGGCACGTTAAGGTTGAAGGCACTGCTTCTCCAGACGACCCCAGTTTAAACGCCTACTGGATGAAACGCTTGACCAAGTTCGGCAAAATTCGGTGGGAGAATGTCTCGAAACTGAGGAAAGTGGCAGAAAACCAGCAATGGAAATGCCCCCTTTGTGGAGAGCATCTGTTTAATGGGGAAGTACTGCATACGCACCATCGCGAAAGTGTGAAAGCAGGCGGCACAGATTCGATCAACAATCTCGTGCATTTGCACGTCACCTGCCATAAACATCTTCATGCGGGTGGAGTTCTATGA
- a CDS encoding reverse transcriptase/maturase family protein, with the protein MRDKHQDIEEPCEFNGSCTVLKSNGSCERVVDFTRGCHDALRQCHNRFSRARDSWILDADIKGAFDNISHSSILTAIGTIPSRELIKQWLKAGYVESEVFYPTVKGTPQGGICSPLLANIALTGLEELLSQYQKSKPAPFFDKSRGKVRNRTRKSNAYGYIRYADDILVTATTKEEIENIVPVIQQWLAERGLELSSEKTAIRPDISMMV; encoded by the coding sequence ATGCGTGACAAGCACCAAGACATTGAGGAGCCGTGTGAATTTAACGGTTCATGCACGGTTTTGAAGAGCAACGGCTCTTGTGAGAGAGTCGTTGACTTTACTAGAGGATGTCATGATGCGCTCAGGCAATGCCACAATCGGTTTAGCAGAGCGCGAGATAGCTGGATTCTCGATGCGGATATCAAGGGTGCTTTTGATAATATCAGCCATTCATCGATTCTCACCGCCATTGGGACAATCCCAAGCAGGGAATTGATCAAGCAATGGTTGAAAGCAGGGTATGTAGAATCCGAGGTCTTCTATCCAACTGTGAAAGGCACACCGCAAGGGGGAATATGTTCACCCCTCTTAGCGAATATCGCCCTCACTGGACTTGAAGAGCTACTATCTCAATATCAAAAATCTAAGCCCGCTCCGTTCTTTGATAAAAGTCGGGGGAAAGTCAGAAACAGAACTAGAAAGTCCAACGCATACGGCTATATTCGGTATGCGGATGACATACTAGTCACTGCGACGACGAAGGAAGAGATTGAGAATATTGTCCCGGTGATCCAGCAATGGTTAGCGGAAAGAGGGTTGGAACTGAGCTCAGAGAAGACCGCTATCAGACCAGACATATCAATGATGGTGTGA
- a CDS encoding group II intron reverse transcriptase, producing the protein MDETRESKVLKVRSVPTLLSPLLANVALHGIENRIKQAFPRRTLVKKGKYMGYQPGAALIRFADDFVVLHEDITVVQRCREIISEWLDDMGLELKPSKTRLTHTLESVAEGTPGFDFLGFNVRQFQMGKHQSGKNTSGEMLGFKTIITPSCQSIKAHYDHLAKEIDAHKAAPQAALIKRLNPIIRGWANYFATVISKETYARLDDLLYGKLVSWAKFRHPMKGKGWVSKKYWHSIDGDNWVFATKRDENSSFRLLDHTHIKIARHIKVKGSASPYDGNLVYWSTRMGNSPEMSKRVAALLKQQQGKCAHCGLLFRETDVIEVDHTIPKSKGGKDEYKNWQLLHRHCHDTKTANDSSPGNESGCNSAKPKPTAKELSVMRNA; encoded by the coding sequence ATGGATGAAACACGCGAGTCGAAAGTCTTGAAGGTGCGCTCTGTCCCTACTCTATTAAGCCCACTTTTGGCAAATGTTGCCCTTCACGGCATCGAAAATCGGATTAAACAAGCCTTTCCGAGACGTACTCTTGTCAAGAAAGGTAAGTACATGGGCTACCAACCGGGAGCCGCATTGATCCGATTTGCCGATGACTTTGTTGTTCTTCACGAAGACATCACCGTTGTTCAGAGATGCCGAGAGATCATCTCGGAATGGTTAGATGACATGGGTTTGGAATTGAAACCTAGCAAAACTAGACTGACACATACACTAGAGAGTGTAGCAGAAGGAACCCCAGGGTTTGACTTCCTGGGATTCAATGTTCGTCAGTTCCAGATGGGTAAGCACCAGAGTGGTAAAAACACGTCTGGAGAAATGCTGGGATTCAAAACCATCATCACGCCAAGCTGCCAGAGCATTAAGGCGCATTATGATCACCTTGCAAAGGAGATTGATGCCCACAAAGCAGCACCGCAAGCGGCGCTGATCAAACGCCTGAATCCGATTATTCGGGGATGGGCGAATTACTTTGCAACAGTCATAAGCAAAGAAACGTATGCCAGATTAGACGATCTGCTATACGGCAAACTGGTGAGTTGGGCGAAATTTCGTCATCCAATGAAAGGCAAAGGCTGGGTGTCAAAGAAATATTGGCACTCCATTGATGGCGATAACTGGGTTTTTGCCACGAAAAGAGACGAAAACAGCTCTTTTCGACTCCTTGATCACACGCACATCAAAATTGCGCGACATATCAAAGTTAAAGGGAGCGCGTCTCCATACGACGGAAACCTAGTGTACTGGAGTACAAGAATGGGGAACAGTCCTGAAATGTCTAAAAGGGTGGCAGCACTCTTGAAACAACAACAGGGAAAATGTGCCCACTGCGGATTACTCTTCCGTGAAACTGATGTGATAGAAGTTGACCATACCATTCCTAAATCGAAAGGTGGAAAGGATGAGTATAAAAACTGGCAGCTTCTACATAGGCATTGCCACGACACAAAGACTGCGAACGATAGCAGTCCTGGCAACGAATCTGGCTGCAACAGTGCCAAGCCTAAGCCGACCGCAAAGGAACTATCGGTAATGAGGAATGCGTGA
- the ltrA gene encoding group II intron reverse transcriptase/maturase: MSDIIKTQRSLARKATHHRTHQFEDLYRLICREEWIRTALNHVLSNQGARTAGIDGVTKKALMSETARAAFVLELQAELRQKRFRPVPVRRVYIPKSNDKLRPLGIPTLKDRVVQMLLKMVLEPIWESNFLNCSNGFRPGRRTMDCIARLDSYVNNRNKYYWVIEGDIKGAFDNIHHEILLKLLAQRIADQRLLNLVDRFLKAGMMEGSLFKSTEVGIPQGGICSPLLANIYLHQLDLFWWNKYGCLDRKEKERRRIRQQGNCALIRYADDWLILTNGSKAEALRLRDEIQTFLREELHLELSVEKTHVTHVNDGFDFLGFHVRRYTSRNDRPKLLVTPSQKAVTRLKAKIKEMTARKRFRDKPLLKFSALNAVLRGWINYFRYSNAKGTAKDLDFWVNERLFLWLQKRHRLPPKKIIDLYKQREHGTRDNWGIRNGETTLYLYRMSDQPITKYRSRNPPNLYLAGEWVTTLNLAEAPQPEIVWLGNAENNEEWRELKEEIKAERGAKCDLCGSRENLDLHHLQARRYGGKAHKENLQLLCRSCHTGTETFGDHSRLQ, translated from the coding sequence ATGTCCGATATCATCAAAACCCAACGCAGCCTTGCTCGAAAGGCAACGCATCACCGAACTCATCAGTTCGAGGATCTGTATCGCCTAATTTGTCGAGAAGAGTGGATTCGTACCGCCTTAAACCACGTTCTTTCTAACCAAGGAGCGCGGACAGCGGGGATTGATGGCGTGACCAAGAAGGCACTCATGTCAGAAACGGCACGAGCAGCATTTGTTCTGGAACTGCAAGCAGAATTGCGCCAAAAGCGCTTTCGCCCCGTTCCAGTCCGGCGCGTCTACATTCCGAAGTCAAATGACAAACTGCGACCGCTCGGCATTCCCACACTCAAAGATCGAGTCGTACAAATGCTATTGAAGATGGTGCTAGAACCGATTTGGGAAAGTAACTTCCTGAACTGCTCTAACGGCTTTCGCCCAGGGCGCAGGACAATGGATTGCATTGCCCGACTGGATAGCTACGTCAACAATCGCAATAAATACTACTGGGTCATCGAGGGTGATATCAAGGGAGCCTTTGACAATATTCATCATGAAATATTGCTCAAACTCTTGGCACAACGGATAGCAGACCAACGACTCCTGAACCTAGTTGACCGCTTCTTAAAAGCTGGAATGATGGAAGGCAGCCTCTTCAAATCTACTGAAGTTGGCATACCGCAGGGCGGTATTTGCTCGCCATTATTGGCAAACATTTACTTACACCAACTCGATTTGTTTTGGTGGAACAAGTATGGTTGTCTTGACCGCAAGGAAAAGGAGCGTCGTCGAATTCGGCAACAAGGGAACTGTGCCCTGATTCGATATGCGGATGATTGGCTCATTCTAACGAATGGAAGCAAAGCTGAAGCACTTCGCCTCCGCGACGAAATCCAGACCTTCTTACGGGAAGAACTTCATCTGGAATTGTCGGTCGAGAAAACGCACGTCACACACGTGAACGACGGGTTCGACTTCTTGGGCTTTCACGTCCGCCGCTATACCAGTCGGAATGACCGACCTAAACTGTTGGTCACTCCAAGCCAGAAAGCAGTGACACGACTGAAAGCGAAAATCAAGGAGATGACTGCTCGTAAGCGGTTTCGGGACAAACCCTTACTCAAGTTCAGTGCGCTCAATGCTGTACTACGAGGATGGATCAATTACTTTCGCTATTCAAATGCCAAAGGAACAGCCAAAGACCTAGATTTCTGGGTGAATGAACGCCTGTTTCTCTGGCTACAAAAGCGACATCGGCTTCCGCCGAAGAAGATCATCGACCTGTATAAGCAACGAGAACATGGAACCAGAGACAATTGGGGCATTCGCAATGGAGAGACAACCTTGTATCTCTATCGAATGAGCGACCAACCGATAACTAAATATCGGTCACGTAACCCACCGAATCTGTATCTCGCTGGAGAATGGGTCACAACACTCAACCTTGCCGAAGCTCCACAGCCTGAAATCGTTTGGCTTGGCAATGCCGAGAATAACGAAGAATGGCGCGAACTGAAAGAAGAGATCAAAGCTGAACGCGGTGCAAAGTGCGACCTCTGCGGCAGTCGGGAGAATCTCGACCTTCATCACCTCCAAGCTAGACGCTATGGGGGAAAAGCGCACAAAGAGAATCTGCAATTGCTTTGCCGAAGCTGTCACACGGGAACTGAGACCTTTGGGGATCACAGTCGATTGCAATGA